A DNA window from Guyparkeria halophila contains the following coding sequences:
- a CDS encoding D-glucuronyl C5-epimerase family protein — MIKFVVFLIFILALVGSDFWLHDKLSNFPNYFGWRELAKTANAEYRELGVDVKDFESGYSYNGPYMDYGNGRYFKESKGRIRLDKSGIPEVRYGEEFHYNPVTTAQFALAEYSRPGGVSSKFLDIVDSLVSRQDANGAFRYNFVFRKYAHEEDYEPGWTSAMAQGQALSALARAYALTEDEKYLESGELAFNYLTTPFDEGGVKTDLGELRSSWSGDVFFMEYPADPPVYTLNGYMFVIIGLYDWNEAIGRSDATRRVLEDSLLSFRKILGFYDLGAFSSYDLSFMTLPFKKSGEKRSPHYSPYYHAVHIEQLNLLYDIFGEQYMRETAERWAEYVR; from the coding sequence GTGATCAAATTCGTTGTTTTTTTGATTTTTATACTGGCGTTGGTTGGTTCTGATTTTTGGCTTCATGACAAGCTGTCGAACTTTCCGAACTATTTTGGCTGGCGTGAGCTGGCTAAAACCGCTAACGCAGAATACCGAGAGCTTGGCGTGGATGTGAAGGATTTTGAGTCTGGGTATTCGTATAACGGCCCATACATGGATTACGGGAATGGTCGGTACTTCAAAGAGTCGAAGGGAAGAATTCGACTGGATAAATCGGGTATTCCGGAGGTTCGTTATGGCGAAGAGTTTCATTATAACCCTGTGACAACGGCTCAATTTGCTCTCGCGGAATATAGTCGACCGGGGGGTGTATCAAGCAAGTTCCTTGATATCGTCGATAGTTTAGTGTCAAGACAAGACGCTAACGGTGCGTTTCGATATAACTTTGTTTTTCGAAAGTATGCGCATGAAGAAGACTACGAACCTGGCTGGACATCTGCTATGGCTCAGGGGCAAGCACTTAGCGCGCTAGCGAGAGCGTATGCCTTAACAGAGGATGAGAAGTATTTGGAAAGTGGTGAGCTTGCGTTTAATTATCTCACAACCCCCTTCGATGAGGGTGGCGTGAAAACGGACTTAGGCGAACTGAGGAGTTCGTGGTCTGGTGACGTCTTTTTTATGGAATATCCGGCCGATCCGCCTGTCTACACATTGAATGGTTATATGTTCGTAATTATTGGTTTGTATGATTGGAATGAAGCAATTGGTCGATCGGACGCAACGCGCAGGGTGTTAGAGGACTCCCTTTTAAGTTTTCGGAAAATTCTTGGTTTCTATGATTTGGGAGCATTTAGCTCCTACGATCTATCTTTCATGACCTTGCCTTTTAAAAAATCGGGAGAAAAACGTTCGCCGCACTATTCTCCTTATTACCACGCCGTTCATATCGAACAGCTGAATTTGCTTTATGACATTTTTGGCGAACAGTACATGAGGGAAACTGCTGAAAGGTGGGCCGAGTATGTTCGGTGA
- a CDS encoding glycosyltransferase family 4 protein, with translation MIIHFSTVHARTDTRIRVKQVASLAGAFDERVALYVQDGKGNERDEAHGIEVMDTGLPSGGRLARMTKGAWRMYRAVRRARPSVAHFHDPELIPVGLALKFSGIKVVYDVHEDVPRQILGKHWISPWLRRPVAGLVEGVEWVAARVFDGVVTATPTISARFPSKKTVTVQNFPILGELVLPESTPFSERPLHVVYVGGITAARGAVEMVDALERVTNDQVRLQLGGTFTPVGRENEVSALPGWSRVVAHGWVDRITVAELLGNVRAGLVLFHPAPNHMDAQPNKMFEYMAAALPVIASDFPLWRKIIDGARCGLLVDPLDPQAIAEAIDWILMHPEEAEAMGRRGRKAVESTYNWERESETLINFYKQLLAK, from the coding sequence ATGATTATTCATTTCAGCACAGTTCATGCCCGAACCGACACTCGCATCCGCGTCAAACAGGTCGCCTCGTTGGCTGGGGCCTTTGATGAGCGGGTAGCGCTCTACGTACAGGACGGAAAAGGTAACGAGCGGGACGAGGCCCATGGTATCGAGGTGATGGATACGGGGTTGCCGTCTGGTGGCCGCTTGGCCCGGATGACCAAGGGTGCTTGGCGGATGTACCGTGCGGTGCGCCGGGCACGGCCGTCCGTGGCGCATTTTCATGACCCGGAATTGATCCCGGTGGGGCTGGCGCTGAAATTCTCCGGTATCAAGGTGGTCTACGACGTTCACGAAGATGTGCCGCGTCAGATCCTGGGAAAGCACTGGATCAGCCCCTGGCTGCGCCGCCCGGTGGCTGGATTGGTTGAGGGTGTCGAGTGGGTCGCGGCACGGGTGTTCGATGGTGTGGTGACGGCCACGCCGACCATATCGGCTCGGTTCCCCTCCAAGAAGACGGTCACCGTGCAGAATTTCCCGATCCTGGGCGAATTGGTGCTTCCGGAGTCGACACCGTTTTCTGAGCGCCCGCTTCATGTGGTTTATGTTGGTGGCATCACGGCGGCTCGGGGTGCCGTGGAGATGGTTGACGCTCTCGAACGCGTGACGAACGATCAGGTCCGCCTGCAACTGGGCGGGACGTTCACGCCCGTTGGCCGGGAGAATGAGGTCAGTGCCTTGCCGGGCTGGTCGCGTGTGGTGGCGCATGGCTGGGTGGATCGCATTACCGTGGCGGAATTACTTGGGAATGTGCGGGCTGGGTTGGTGCTGTTTCACCCGGCCCCTAATCACATGGATGCCCAACCCAACAAGATGTTTGAATATATGGCCGCGGCCTTGCCGGTGATTGCCTCGGACTTTCCACTGTGGCGCAAGATCATCGACGGGGCGCGTTGCGGGCTGCTGGTCGATCCGCTCGATCCGCAAGCCATCGCCGAGGCCATCGATTGGATCCTTATGCATCCCGAAGAAGCCGAAGCGATGGGGCGGCGCGGCCGCAAGGCGGTCGAGTCAACTTATAACTGGGAGCGCGAGTCGGAGACGCTCATCAACTTCTATAAACAACTTCTCGCGAAGTGA
- the wecB gene encoding non-hydrolyzing UDP-N-acetylglucosamine 2-epimerase encodes MQRILTIIGARPQFIKASVVSRAIQATEGIEEILLHTGQHFDANMSEVFFDQLGIPRPDVQLDIHGGSHGAMTGRMLSEIEQIILREKPDRVMVYGDTNSTLAGALAAAKLHVRVAHVEAGLRSFNMAMPEELNRILTDQISDLLFCPTDTALRNLEAEGFDNKPVQVLQVGDVMQDAALFFARHAVAPEGLPAEIFATDGHGQSRKNGAGGAGFILATLHRAENTDDPLRLAGIVEALNQIHREIAPVILPLHPRTRAAIDREGLTLEPHVIDPVGYFEMLWLLDHCGLVLTDSGGVQKEAFFFGKACVTMRDQTEWVELVEAGANELVGADAERILSAGRRHLGRTIEDRHELYGGGKAAERIVGKILEEGRA; translated from the coding sequence ATGCAACGAATTCTTACGATCATCGGTGCCCGCCCGCAGTTCATCAAGGCGAGCGTGGTTTCTCGCGCCATTCAAGCCACCGAGGGCATCGAGGAGATTCTCCTGCATACAGGGCAGCACTTTGATGCCAACATGTCGGAGGTGTTCTTCGACCAGCTCGGCATCCCGCGTCCAGATGTGCAACTGGATATCCACGGTGGTTCGCACGGGGCGATGACCGGTCGGATGCTCTCTGAAATCGAACAGATAATCCTGCGTGAGAAGCCTGACCGGGTCATGGTTTACGGCGATACCAACTCCACCCTGGCCGGTGCGTTGGCCGCCGCGAAACTGCACGTGCGGGTGGCCCATGTCGAGGCCGGCCTGCGCAGTTTCAACATGGCCATGCCCGAAGAGTTAAATCGCATCCTCACCGACCAGATCAGTGACCTGTTGTTTTGCCCCACGGACACTGCATTGCGCAACCTGGAAGCCGAAGGCTTTGACAACAAGCCGGTGCAGGTGTTGCAGGTAGGTGACGTTATGCAGGATGCCGCGTTGTTCTTCGCGCGGCATGCCGTCGCGCCGGAAGGCTTGCCTGCCGAGATATTTGCCACGGACGGTCACGGACAGTCACGGAAAAACGGGGCTGGGGGCGCGGGTTTTATCCTTGCGACGCTTCACCGAGCGGAGAACACGGATGATCCCCTGCGCCTAGCCGGCATCGTCGAGGCGCTTAATCAGATTCACCGCGAGATTGCCCCCGTCATTCTGCCGCTGCACCCGCGCACTCGGGCGGCGATAGACCGGGAAGGGCTGACGCTCGAACCCCATGTCATCGATCCGGTGGGTTACTTCGAGATGCTCTGGCTGCTCGATCACTGCGGTCTTGTCTTGACCGACAGCGGCGGCGTGCAGAAGGAAGCCTTCTTCTTCGGCAAGGCCTGCGTCACCATGCGCGACCAGACCGAGTGGGTGGAACTGGTCGAGGCGGGCGCCAACGAACTGGTCGGTGCCGATGCTGAGCGCATCCTGTCCGCCGGCCGCCGTCACCTTGGGCGGACGATCGAGGACCGCCATGAGTTGTATGGCGGCGGCAAGGCGGCGGAACGGATTGTCGGCAAAATACTGGAAGAGGGCAGGGCATGA
- a CDS encoding glycosyltransferase family 4 protein, protein MAPELSGRELSGSWSMREKCVQEGSQGEGRQANSPIEGMAVPPRRSDRPLTLWIINQYASSPSTGYAGRHYYLARELAAQGHQVYVVAASFTHLLRESPRVDGDVTIETIDGVHMVWLRMPSYPHAHSKKRVWNWLRFAWALRRLPSALPESPGAILYSSPTLVGFLGAQRLARRFDVPLIFEVRDIWPLTLMQVGGYSERHPVMRFLQWIEDKAYRESDRVISNLKNAVEHMQARGMDPAKFAWVPNGFSMAEVSKPEPLDPSTRAQLPRDKFIVGYTGTLGVANALDTLLDAAERLKNEDDVAFVLVGGGKEKPALQRRAKEKGLKNVVFIDPIPKAQIQTMLQCFDVCFIGLSKEPLFHFGVSPNKLFDYLISGRPIIYSIDSGAYRPVDEAGCGLTVPAEDSGAIAEAVMKLKMLSEAERGEMGGRGRAYALGKHEYGELAGQLLHVVDGAIDEKGV, encoded by the coding sequence ATGGCTCCAGAGCTCTCGGGCCGCGAACTTTCGGGAAGTTGGTCGATGAGGGAGAAGTGTGTTCAAGAGGGATCCCAAGGCGAAGGCCGGCAAGCGAATTCCCCTATTGAGGGCATGGCTGTTCCCCCGCGAAGATCCGATAGACCGCTCACCCTGTGGATCATCAACCAGTACGCCTCTTCGCCTTCCACCGGCTATGCCGGTCGGCATTATTATCTGGCCCGTGAGTTGGCAGCACAGGGACACCAGGTGTACGTGGTGGCGGCCAGCTTTACCCACTTGCTCCGCGAATCACCGAGGGTCGATGGTGATGTCACCATCGAGACGATTGACGGGGTTCACATGGTTTGGCTACGGATGCCGTCCTACCCGCACGCCCATTCCAAGAAACGTGTCTGGAACTGGCTACGCTTTGCCTGGGCCTTGCGGCGCCTGCCCAGTGCGCTCCCCGAGAGCCCCGGTGCAATCCTCTACTCCTCGCCCACGCTGGTCGGCTTCCTTGGCGCCCAGCGCCTGGCGCGTCGGTTCGATGTCCCGCTGATTTTTGAGGTGCGGGATATCTGGCCTTTGACCCTGATGCAGGTGGGTGGGTATTCCGAACGCCACCCCGTCATGCGCTTTCTGCAATGGATCGAGGACAAGGCCTATCGGGAATCGGACCGGGTCATCTCCAATCTCAAGAATGCCGTTGAACATATGCAGGCCCGCGGTATGGACCCGGCCAAATTTGCCTGGGTGCCGAATGGTTTCTCGATGGCCGAGGTCTCGAAGCCCGAGCCACTTGATCCGTCAACGAGGGCTCAACTGCCACGGGACAAGTTCATCGTCGGCTACACCGGTACGTTGGGCGTGGCCAACGCGTTGGATACGTTGCTGGATGCTGCCGAGCGGCTCAAGAATGAAGACGACGTTGCTTTTGTGTTGGTGGGTGGCGGAAAGGAAAAGCCTGCCCTTCAACGGCGTGCCAAGGAGAAGGGGCTGAAGAATGTCGTCTTTATCGACCCAATACCCAAAGCGCAGATACAGACGATGTTGCAGTGCTTTGATGTGTGCTTTATCGGGCTGTCAAAGGAGCCACTTTTCCACTTTGGCGTATCTCCTAACAAGTTGTTCGATTACTTGATCTCGGGGAGGCCGATCATCTATTCCATCGATTCCGGTGCCTATCGTCCCGTGGATGAGGCAGGTTGTGGATTGACGGTTCCCGCAGAGGATTCAGGAGCGATCGCCGAGGCGGTCATGAAACTGAAAATGTTGTCAGAGGCAGAGCGGGGGGAAATGGGTGGCCGAGGTCGTGCCTATGCGTTGGGAAAGCACGAATACGGCGAGCTTGCTGGTCAGCTCTTGCACGTGGTCGATGGGGCGATTGATGAAAAGGGTGTTTGA
- a CDS encoding sugar transferase: protein MKRVFDFSVSLLALLLLSPMLLVLAVLIRWKLGSPIFFRQTRPGVGGRPFRMIKFRTMLDAVDEFGDPLPDERRMTRLGHFLRATSLDELPELWNVIKGDMSLVGPRPLLMEYLPLYNAEQMRRHDVRPGITGWAQVNGRNAVSWEEKFKLDCWYVDNQSFWLDVKILFLTVKKVIAREGVSASDHVTAERFRGNDK from the coding sequence ATGAAAAGGGTGTTTGATTTTTCGGTTTCGCTACTGGCTCTTCTTTTGCTGTCGCCAATGCTTCTGGTGCTGGCTGTCCTGATCCGCTGGAAGCTGGGTTCACCGATATTCTTTCGACAGACTCGCCCGGGGGTGGGTGGTCGACCATTCCGAATGATCAAGTTCCGCACCATGCTCGATGCGGTGGACGAGTTCGGTGATCCGCTGCCGGATGAAAGGCGAATGACCCGTCTCGGCCATTTTTTGCGAGCGACCAGCCTGGATGAGCTGCCGGAGCTTTGGAATGTCATCAAGGGTGACATGAGCCTGGTCGGACCCAGGCCCCTGCTGATGGAGTACCTGCCCCTGTATAACGCTGAACAGATGCGGCGCCATGACGTCCGCCCCGGTATCACGGGCTGGGCGCAGGTCAATGGGCGCAATGCGGTCTCGTGGGAAGAGAAGTTCAAGCTCGATTGCTGGTATGTCGATAATCAGTCGTTTTGGCTGGATGTGAAAATCTTGTTTCTGACCGTCAAGAAGGTGATTGCCCGCGAAGGGGTGTCAGCAAGCGATCATGTCACGGCGGAACGTTTCCGGGGGAACGATAAGTGA
- a CDS encoding acetyltransferase, with protein MRLAILGASGHGKVVADTARAAGWSDVTFFDDAWVGKRFVTHHPIVGDAAALFRSVAEFDGVIVAIGNNRVRLDKTRALFDAGAKLVSVVHPASVVSELSAIQEGSVVMAGAVVQADARLGIACIVNTNASVDHDCELADGVHICPGVAISGDVVGGECAWFGVGASVRQGLRIGADAVIGAGAAVVKDVEAGTTVVGVPARPAS; from the coding sequence GTGAGGCTGGCAATACTGGGTGCGAGTGGTCACGGCAAAGTGGTGGCGGACACGGCCAGGGCTGCCGGCTGGTCTGACGTGACGTTCTTTGACGATGCTTGGGTGGGAAAACGCTTCGTGACACATCACCCGATTGTTGGCGATGCGGCCGCCTTGTTTCGCTCAGTCGCGGAGTTCGATGGCGTGATCGTCGCTATCGGCAACAATCGTGTGCGTCTGGACAAGACCCGGGCCCTGTTTGACGCCGGTGCCAAGCTGGTGAGCGTGGTTCATCCCGCGTCCGTAGTCAGTGAGTTGAGTGCGATTCAAGAAGGCTCGGTCGTTATGGCCGGTGCGGTGGTACAGGCGGACGCCCGTCTCGGTATCGCCTGCATCGTCAATACGAACGCGAGCGTGGATCACGATTGCGAACTGGCGGACGGGGTTCATATCTGCCCTGGCGTGGCGATCTCCGGGGATGTGGTCGGTGGTGAGTGTGCTTGGTTTGGCGTGGGTGCCAGTGTCCGTCAAGGGTTGCGGATTGGTGCCGATGCCGTGATTGGCGCTGGTGCTGCCGTGGTCAAGGATGTCGAGGCCGGGACGACGGTGGTGGGCGTGCCGGCTAGACCGGCTTCTTGA
- a CDS encoding DegT/DnrJ/EryC1/StrS family aminotransferase: MLNGPFSPWPSFTQEEAEVVQRVLLSNKVNYWTGQEGREFEREFAAFAGTDHSIAVANGTVALDLALKGLDIGDGDEVIVTSRSFLASVSSIATAGAVPVFADVDRDSQNVTPETVAEKITPRTRAIMAVHLAGWPCEMDGMMALAEEHSLFVIEDCAQAHGATYKGRSVGSIGHVGAWSFCQDKIMSTGGEGGMVTTNDRTLWSRMWSYKDHGKSWESVYEREHPPGFRWLHESFGTNWRLTEMQSAIGRIQLQRMPEWNRSRLANAQRIWEGARQCLGLRVPVIPEHVEHAAYKCYLFVEPEALAEGWSRDRIMSEMQARGVPCMSGSCSEVYREKAFEGTGWRPTEPLPVARELGETSLMFLCHPTLTEAEIEKTCSVLQEVMAEAAGE; the protein is encoded by the coding sequence ATGTTGAATGGACCGTTTTCGCCTTGGCCTTCCTTCACGCAGGAAGAGGCCGAGGTGGTGCAGCGTGTGCTGCTTTCCAACAAGGTGAATTACTGGACGGGCCAGGAAGGGCGTGAGTTCGAGCGCGAATTCGCGGCCTTTGCCGGAACGGACCATTCCATTGCCGTGGCCAACGGCACGGTAGCGCTGGACTTGGCGTTGAAAGGGCTAGATATCGGCGACGGTGATGAGGTGATCGTTACCTCGCGGTCTTTCCTTGCCTCGGTTTCCAGTATCGCCACGGCGGGTGCGGTACCTGTGTTCGCGGACGTGGACCGGGATTCGCAGAACGTCACGCCGGAGACGGTCGCGGAAAAGATCACGCCGCGCACGCGGGCGATCATGGCGGTGCATTTGGCGGGCTGGCCCTGCGAAATGGACGGGATGATGGCGTTGGCCGAGGAGCACAGCCTGTTCGTTATCGAGGATTGTGCCCAGGCGCATGGGGCAACCTATAAGGGGCGCAGCGTGGGCTCGATCGGTCACGTTGGGGCGTGGTCTTTCTGTCAGGACAAAATCATGTCGACCGGCGGTGAGGGTGGCATGGTGACCACTAACGACCGGACATTGTGGAGCCGCATGTGGTCGTACAAGGACCACGGCAAGAGCTGGGAATCGGTCTACGAGCGCGAGCACCCGCCGGGTTTCCGTTGGCTACACGAGAGTTTCGGCACCAACTGGCGGCTGACGGAGATGCAGTCGGCCATTGGGCGGATTCAATTGCAGCGTATGCCGGAGTGGAACCGGTCGCGGCTGGCCAATGCCCAACGAATCTGGGAAGGGGCGCGGCAGTGCTTGGGCCTGCGGGTGCCAGTGATTCCCGAGCATGTCGAGCATGCGGCCTACAAGTGCTACCTGTTCGTCGAGCCGGAGGCGTTGGCCGAAGGTTGGAGCCGCGATCGAATCATGTCGGAGATGCAGGCCCGCGGTGTGCCGTGCATGAGCGGTTCGTGCTCCGAGGTGTATCGGGAAAAGGCTTTCGAGGGCACCGGCTGGCGACCGACCGAACCGCTACCGGTGGCCCGGGAGCTTGGCGAAACCAGCCTGATGTTCCTTTGCCATCCGACCTTGACGGAAGCCGAGATCGAGAAAACCTGCTCGGTGTTGCAGGAGGTGATGGCCGAGGCGGCTGGGGAATGA
- a CDS encoding polysaccharide biosynthesis protein codes for MVALDLLLIPLALWAALSLRYGEWFTDFNRAALVFAGIVAFTIPVFIKLGLYRAVMRFLGWKAMEQIGTGVAGSTLILLTILLLHPQAELPRSTFVIYGLVLFVLVGGSRFLARRLLGASSGGKGRERVAVYGAGASGRQVVGMLRQGMDYEPVVFLDDAETLEGREIDGLRVIAPRKSIGKKDLTPLLQRLGVRSILLSVPSASASRRREILNFLEPLPFHVRTVPGIEDILSGKATLDQVREVDIEDLLGREPVPPRPELLGKCITGKAVLVTGAGGSIGSELCRQVVEQGARRLILFEVSEYGLYQIDQELRALPVVANGEVELIAALGSVLDERRLQRLFEHFAIDTIYHAAAYKHVPLVEHNPIEGLSNNALGTLIAARVAARHGVRHFVLISTDKAVRPTNVMGASKRLAEMALQALQPEHPETTFAMVRFGNVLGSSGSVVPLFRRQIADGGPVTVTHPEITRYFMTIPEAVQLVIQAGSMAEGGDVFVLDMGEPVKIDHLARRMVHLSGLEIRDEEYPDGDIEITYTGLRPGEKLYEELLIGEAVNGTDHPRIMRASEDCLPWRAFDKGLRRLEKDMERHDLPAVRTHLGELVSGYQPHERIEDHCWKD; via the coding sequence ATGGTCGCGTTGGATCTGTTGTTGATTCCGCTCGCGCTTTGGGCGGCGTTGTCGTTGCGTTACGGCGAGTGGTTCACGGATTTCAACCGCGCCGCGCTGGTATTCGCCGGCATCGTGGCGTTCACCATTCCGGTGTTCATCAAGCTGGGGCTGTATCGGGCGGTGATGCGCTTTCTGGGCTGGAAGGCGATGGAGCAGATCGGCACGGGGGTGGCCGGTTCCACGCTGATCCTGCTGACCATCCTGCTGTTGCATCCGCAGGCGGAGCTGCCGCGCTCGACGTTCGTGATCTACGGGTTGGTGCTGTTCGTGCTGGTGGGTGGTTCGCGGTTTCTGGCGCGGCGGTTATTGGGGGCAAGCTCTGGCGGCAAGGGGCGCGAACGGGTGGCCGTTTATGGGGCCGGTGCCAGTGGTCGACAGGTAGTGGGCATGCTGCGGCAGGGCATGGACTACGAACCGGTGGTATTCCTCGATGATGCCGAGACGCTGGAAGGTCGAGAGATCGACGGGTTGCGGGTCATCGCTCCCAGGAAAAGCATCGGCAAAAAGGATCTGACCCCATTGCTGCAGCGGCTGGGCGTGCGCTCGATCCTGTTGTCGGTGCCGTCGGCGTCGGCTTCGAGGCGACGCGAGATCCTGAACTTTCTCGAGCCGTTGCCATTCCATGTGCGTACCGTGCCGGGTATCGAGGACATCCTTTCCGGCAAGGCCACCCTGGACCAGGTGCGCGAGGTAGACATCGAGGATTTGCTCGGGCGCGAGCCGGTACCGCCCCGGCCCGAATTGCTCGGCAAATGCATCACCGGCAAGGCGGTGCTGGTCACCGGCGCGGGTGGGTCGATTGGTTCGGAGTTGTGCCGGCAGGTGGTGGAGCAGGGCGCCAGGCGGCTGATCCTGTTCGAGGTATCCGAGTACGGGCTATACCAGATCGATCAGGAATTGCGCGCCCTCCCGGTCGTTGCGAACGGCGAGGTGGAGCTCATCGCCGCACTCGGCAGCGTGCTGGACGAGCGGCGCCTGCAGCGCCTTTTCGAGCACTTCGCCATCGACACGATCTACCATGCGGCGGCTTACAAGCATGTGCCGCTGGTCGAGCACAATCCCATCGAGGGTCTGTCCAACAACGCGCTGGGCACCCTGATCGCCGCCCGCGTGGCGGCGCGTCACGGCGTGAGGCATTTCGTGCTCATCTCCACCGACAAGGCCGTGCGCCCGACCAACGTGATGGGTGCGAGCAAGCGCCTGGCGGAGATGGCCCTGCAGGCGCTGCAGCCGGAGCACCCGGAGACGACGTTCGCGATGGTGCGTTTCGGCAACGTGCTGGGCTCGAGTGGCTCGGTGGTGCCGCTGTTCCGCCGGCAGATCGCCGATGGGGGTCCGGTGACGGTCACGCACCCGGAGATCACGCGCTACTTCATGACCATCCCCGAGGCGGTGCAGCTGGTCATTCAGGCGGGCAGCATGGCCGAGGGCGGCGACGTGTTCGTCCTGGACATGGGCGAGCCGGTGAAGATCGACCACCTGGCGCGGCGCATGGTGCATCTGAGTGGCCTCGAGATACGCGACGAGGAGTATCCGGACGGCGACATCGAGATCACCTACACCGGCTTGCGCCCCGGCGAGAAGCTCTACGAGGAACTGCTGATCGGCGAGGCCGTCAATGGCACTGATCACCCGCGCATCATGCGCGCCAGCGAGGATTGCCTGCCGTGGCGGGCGTTCGACAAGGGGCTGCGGCGGTTGGAGAAGGACATGGAGCGCCATGATCTCCCCGCCGTGCGCACGCATCTTGGTGAGCTGGTCAGCGGTTACCAGCCGCACGAGCGGATCGAGGATCATTGCTGGAAGGATTGA
- a CDS encoding O-antigen ligase family protein has product MSSLFHALARWDRLTLAIVVLTILTFLVFPFGRSANAPLAILALVGLWLLATRWREVWTQPVMRWLLILIAALWIPQWLALPGAVNFERAWSDAIYYPLFGIAALPIIWAAMRHDVVPLVLYCLLGIVFVWSLDGLLQFATGSNVFGFPYNGVRLSGMFGENLTMGVVIAHLLPLLLEATRRLMQRCLAWGLVILPILAVIMLSGSRSAMLLMLFGLVLYGALMIWFYRPRWYWIVGAVAVVLVGMAGTLAVSPETRDRVERVGKIFEMDREGFNQATAMRGDVWLSGWEVAKDDPWLGVGVRGYELAAVERGYTDRPYMHLHFFALDVQVSTGLVGLLAYLSAYLAFLVVLWRSGGGMPAGVGVVAAGLALLPINTHFGFYASYTLAIIWPIIGLGGALTVSGRGVTAHADAHDRHSRAGGNPDRR; this is encoded by the coding sequence ATGTCATCTCTCTTCCACGCCTTGGCCCGATGGGATCGCCTCACTCTGGCGATCGTCGTCCTGACGATCCTCACGTTTCTGGTCTTCCCCTTCGGCCGTTCGGCGAATGCGCCGCTGGCGATCCTGGCGTTGGTCGGGCTGTGGCTGCTGGCTACCCGTTGGCGGGAGGTCTGGACGCAGCCGGTGATGCGCTGGTTGCTGATTCTGATAGCCGCATTGTGGATCCCGCAGTGGCTCGCCTTGCCCGGGGCGGTCAATTTCGAGCGGGCCTGGAGTGACGCGATTTATTACCCGTTGTTCGGCATCGCGGCGTTGCCGATCATCTGGGCCGCGATGCGCCACGACGTGGTGCCGCTGGTCTTGTATTGCCTGCTGGGCATCGTGTTCGTCTGGTCGTTGGATGGGTTGCTTCAGTTCGCGACGGGCAGCAACGTGTTCGGGTTTCCCTACAACGGCGTGCGTCTCTCCGGCATGTTCGGTGAAAACCTGACCATGGGTGTGGTGATCGCCCACCTGCTGCCGCTCCTACTCGAGGCGACCCGGCGACTCATGCAGCGCTGCTTGGCCTGGGGGCTGGTCATCCTGCCGATTCTGGCGGTGATCATGCTCTCGGGTTCGCGCTCCGCGATGTTGTTGATGCTGTTCGGTCTGGTGCTCTACGGCGCGTTGATGATCTGGTTCTATCGACCGCGCTGGTACTGGATTGTCGGCGCGGTCGCGGTGGTGCTCGTGGGGATGGCTGGCACGTTGGCGGTCTCCCCGGAAACGCGCGATCGTGTCGAGCGAGTCGGCAAGATCTTCGAGATGGACCGGGAAGGCTTCAACCAGGCCACCGCCATGCGCGGTGATGTCTGGCTCTCCGGCTGGGAGGTGGCCAAGGATGATCCCTGGCTGGGCGTCGGCGTGCGCGGCTATGAGTTGGCCGCGGTGGAGCGAGGCTATACCGACCGTCCCTACATGCATCTGCATTTCTTTGCCCTGGACGTGCAGGTGAGCACGGGACTGGTGGGGTTGTTGGCCTACCTCTCCGCCTACTTGGCGTTTCTCGTTGTGCTGTGGCGTAGCGGCGGGGGCATGCCTGCCGGGGTCGGTGTGGTGGCCGCAGGCCTCGCCCTGCTGCCCATCAACACGCATTTCGGTTTCTACGCGTCCTACACGCTCGCGATTATCTGGCCGATTATCGGTTTGGGGGGCGCCCTGACAGTCAGTGGGCGTGGTGTGACCGCCCACGCCGATGCACACGACCGTCATTCCCGCGCAGGCGGGAATCCAGATCGGCGATGA
- a CDS encoding superoxide dismutase: MAFQLPDLPYGYGDLEKSIDAQTMELHHTKHHNTYVTKLNDAIKDSEWDDKSIDEIMANISKLPTAVRNNGGGHFNHDLFWKMMSPNGGGKPSGALADDITSTFGSFDELVEKFNNAALTRFGSGWAWLIVDGNGKLQVTSTPNQDNPVMDIAEVKGSPILGLDVWEHAYYLRYQNRRPDYVNAFWDVVNWDEVVKRYDAAK, encoded by the coding sequence ATGGCTTTTCAACTGCCTGATCTGCCGTATGGCTACGGTGACCTGGAGAAGTCCATCGACGCACAGACGATGGAGCTGCACCACACCAAGCACCACAACACCTACGTCACCAAGCTGAACGACGCCATCAAGGACTCCGAGTGGGACGACAAGTCCATCGACGAGATCATGGCGAACATCTCCAAGCTGCCGACCGCGGTACGCAACAACGGTGGTGGTCACTTCAACCACGACCTGTTCTGGAAGATGATGTCGCCGAATGGCGGTGGCAAGCCGAGTGGCGCGCTGGCTGACGACATTACCTCCACCTTCGGTTCGTTCGACGAGCTGGTTGAGAAGTTCAACAACGCGGCACTGACTCGCTTCGGTTCCGGTTGGGCCTGGCTGATCGTCGATGGCAACGGCAAGCTGCAGGTCACCTCGACCCCGAACCAGGACAACCCGGTGATGGACATCGCCGAGGTCAAGGGCAGCCCGATCCTGGGTCTGGACGTCTGGGAGCACGCCTACTACCTGCGTTACCAGAACCGCCGCCCGGACTACGTCAACGCCTTCTGGGACGTGGTTAACTGGGACGAAGTGGTCAAGCGTTACGACG